The sequence below is a genomic window from Lolium perenne isolate Kyuss_39 chromosome 7, Kyuss_2.0, whole genome shotgun sequence.
CAGCTGCTCCTTTGTCGGCATCTGCTGCGCCGGCCATCATCACCTCGACGCTGCCAACGGTGCGATCGGTGCGCGACCCGCAGGCAGCTGCAGGCCTTGGTGGATCTGGCGCCACCAGCACCACTGATGGGTACCGGGGCTCCGGCACAGTGCCGAGGTAGACACGGTGCGAGCCGAAGAGCATGACGCCGCTGTTCCTGGGGAACTTGGTGCCGTTGGCAAAGCTGTCGGCGTTGTCGCTGACAAAGTCCAGCAAGCCGAGTCTCTGGACGAGGCCAGAAACTACACGCTCGCCGGAGGCGGTGACAAACCCCGTCCAGATACGAACCCCCGCCGGCACAACTGCCGGCCCCATGGTGGgcaccaactgtcgtcgtggtgatacAATAGATGCCATGGGTAGGCTTATCTTGGAGCCGATGTGTACCGAGGGGACCGGAGCAGGGGATGATTAAGGAAGGGAGAGCACGAACAGGAAGATTTACTCCAACATACTCTTTGTATTTGATTCTCAACAGGGAGCTACAGAGTTTGAACTTAGCCaggggccagaggttgaagatgaaacgTACCGTAAACTTGCCCACAGAGGTCTCTCCTGCACAAGGGGAATGCcccctccttatataggggaggggtggcttacaagggaaggaaccctagGGAATCTAAACCTAGCTAAgcctactttataaagcttctttggctcAGGCCGTGACGTTTCTCACCGTGGCCCTTGTCTGGTGACTTCTCTTGGTCGACCTACAGCTGTTTAATCGTCagcttcttgctttcacttcagagcttcgtttaaagctattcCTGCTTACATCATCTTGGTCTTGTACCAGACGACCGGATCTTTGATCTGCTTTGGACTGTTGGTCCTATACCGGCATACCTTTGGTATCCCGGTTTGGACTGACCCGTATTCCGGATTACTCATGCCGGATTTCCTTCTTGGTCCCTTATGTCGGGAACTATTGTCTCTTATTGTTATCCCGGATGGGTGATCCTTGGGCTACCTGATATCACAGAGTTCGTCATGCCGTACTCCGACTTAATCTTTATAATCAAACATAAACCTCTTATGCCGGCTTAATCATAGCCTAGGTTAGCCTACCGGGGTTTATCCCCCCGACACACACGATAAGTGTGATCCACCTTAGTTTGAACACCACAATTATAAAGTAGTTTGGTTGAAAGTTTAAATTATACCAACGTGTTGCTTTCTGCCGAAGTCAGAGCTATTGTATGCTTGGATGTTTTTCAATCTTCAACACATGTCAAATTTAGCACATGTGAATGATTTTCATGGCTTCAGTCAGTTTTGCAGTATGAAAGTCACTACTTACTGTATACGAGTTTTGGCTTATTTCGTTTGTATTTAATTAACATGTAGTGCTTAGGAGGCTCACTGAATTAAAAATGAGTCCTATGTAGTTTTCAACTTATAAATCTATGTACTGAGTTTCTTTATGCATTGCAGGGGAAAACAACatctgtttttttctgaattttggtTTTTGGGTTATGTTGCTAAGGTTGGAAAATAGCAATATCGATGAAACAATACATGCTTTTTCATGGAGCGGTGGAATGGCTTGCACTTGTAAATAGATCTGCATAGATACCAATTTATTTTGATTGCTATCTTGGATCCAATTTGAATGTGGTGCATAGATACCTTTTGGAATGAAAATGTTAGGTTCAAGGCAAGGTGTCCAATTTTTCATTAATTTCAGTACCAGGCTATAGCCTTTTGGAACAAAAAAAACCTTGATGCGGACAGATTTTCTCGTGTACTAAATATGTCTTTtagttcaatgttatgatatggaATACAAAAAAACACTGTCTATGGTAGTAGTCTAGCATATGGGGAGTTCTGAGAGACATCATCTTGACAAGCAGGTTTGGCAAGGATAGGTCCAATTCCTGGTTCAGGTTTGCTAAACCAAATTCCCCGGCAGCTTGTTTAGCTGTACATGTCTTTTCAAATCTCTTGTTTCTTTTGGATTTGTTATGCGCGCATTACGTGATATAGCCACTAGATTATATAACTTCATGCGTGTGCACTTCCTGTTATTAATTCTGGCTAGCAACTGTAATATGCAGGCTGGTGGATCATTCTGGCATTGTCAGGATCGGAAGTATTTTCCGATTTCTAATTACTACTTTTTTTTCTGCGTGCTTGCCTTTTCCGCTCTTTGGATTCAATGTGTCTACTGTCCTTGTTTTCATTATTGCTGCTGGATGCCTTTCTCTCTGTTCGCCTTACTGATAATATGTTTTTGTCTCTATTATTTTTGGGTTTACTCATCCTTCTCTTCTTATCACAGATGTGTGAAAATAGCAGGCAGTCCTCATGCATTCCTCTGGTGTGTCCCTCCTGCTTGCAGCCCACAACTGGCAGAATTTTGCTCCAGTGAAGGTGCGCGTGTTCTTCTGGATCGCAAGACACGGGAACACTCGGACACGAGCGATGCTCCACCGTCATGGGTGTCTCCCCTCCCCGCGCTGTCCTTTTTGCGTTGAGGAGGAAGACCTCCTGCACCTCTTCTACAGGTGCCCCCGGCTCATGCCCGTGTTCGCGGCCTTGGGTGTGCCGGTGTTCACCTCGGTTTGCAACCTCCAGGATGTGTGTGCCGCCCTCGCCACGCCTTTCGCTGCCCATTCGCCCCTCGTCAGACACACGCTAGTGCTGTTGCTGCTCTGGATCACCTGGAAGAGCAGGAACACGATGGTGTTCGACGCGATCAGGTTATCTCCCCGCCAGACCATCTCGCTCGTCCTCAGCCACGGAGATCTCTGGCTGCATCGCCTTCCGCGACGCTCCTCGCGTCTCCCCCTGGAAACATGGCTCGCTGCTCTACGTGCGCTGTAAAAATGGCTCTGTTGCTGTTATTTTTTATCCTTGCACTTGTATAACCTTGATCCCCCGACCCCCCATGTACTTCTAATCGTACTACCAATTTTAATAAAAATTACTTCAGGTGGGTTTGCCCCACCGTTGGatcgtcaaaaaaaaaaaagcaggcAGTCCTGTACGTGTCCTTTTTTTCTCGCATGTGCCGCTATCGTGGAGGGGCTGACAAAGGCCCCTTAAGCATACTGTCGTGGTCTTCCCTGATAGAGATACATGTTCTCTTTTGATATGACAAAATTCTTCCTTCTTCTGGCTTTGCGTGTAACATAAATTCCTTTTTTTTTTCAAGGAAACCACTTAGACATATATGTTCAGATACCTCAACTGGCAAGTAGCCTAAAAGATTTAGTGAAAGAGGGGAAGGTCTATGCTATAAAGAAGTTGCTATGTAACCCATCAAACCCAGCTTTCAGGCTTGTAGATAGCCTGTTCCTACATGGGGACACTGCCTAAGACATCTCATGGTGAACGTTACAAATGCTTGCTTTCATGCTTCCTCTCTGCCCTGCTGCATATTGCTATTTCATTTATTGCCGGTTGCATGATTTGCTTGCAGCTAGTAGAGGGCTAAGTTGTGTAGCGCTGCCTGGTTGCTGGTACATCAACGAATGCATCCATGATGTTAATTCTTTCCATGCTAGGTTTGTTCTACAAACTGAATTTACATCCTACAGCTTGCCCGTTCTTTCCATTTGCCTTGTATATATGTTGGGTAACTGGCTGTTATAGCCTTGGAGCTAATTTGGCTCCTCTTGCAGCCTATGCTCCCACGGGGGCAAGAAGCCATTCTAGCTTGTGTGTATGAAGATCCAGGAGATAAAACTGTTCTGCTACAATATGATGTATAGATTATATTGTCGGAGAAAGGTGAAGGCAACCTGGTGGATGTTTTCTAATTACTTATGTGCTATTTTATTTCTTTACAATCTGTAGAAAGGTAGAGTTGCCGTGTGATCTCATATATATAGGCAAATACAAGGTATACAATAACTACCATAATGGCCTCAATCTCCTATGAACGGAAGGCTCAAGATATGGTGCTAAATGCTGTTGATATTCATTTAATGACACCGATATCCTAGAGATATTCGGTGGcctaacactcccccgcagtcgcaGCGGGAGACTGACGGACGTTGAGACTGGACCAAAAATCCAGAAACAATGGCGACGCAAGTCCCTTGGTGAATATATCAGCAAATTGGCGCGATGATGGTACGTGGAGAACACGCACTTGACCAAGTGCCACTCGATCTCGAACGAAATGTAGATCAATCTCGATGTGCTTGGTGCGCTGATGCTGAACCGGATTTGTAGACATGTAGACGGCGCTAACATTGTCACAAAATACGACGGTGGCCCGAGGGAGAGGTCGATGAAGTTCCGTCAAGAGTTGGCGGAGCCAAGTAGACTCGGCGACGGCGTTGGCAACGGCACGATACTCCGCTTCAGCGCTGGAGCGGGAGACGGTATGTTGGCGCTTGGAGGACCAAGACACCAAGTTGTCGCCGAGGAAGACGCAGTAGCCCAAAGTAGAACGCCGTGTGTCGGGGCAGCCAGCCCAATCCGCATCCGTGTACGTGATCATCGAATCAGCGACGGATGGTATGAGCTGGAGGCCGTGGCCGAGGGTGCCCTTGACGTAGCGAAGAACATGCTTGATCAACGCGAGATGCTGGTCTCGCGGATCGTGCATGTGAAGACAGATTTGCTGCACGGCGTATGCGATGTCGGGACGTGTGAACGTCAAGTACTGTAAAGCACCGGCAAGGCTGCGATACTCCGTAGGATCGGCAACGGGAGAGCCAGCGGTAGAGGCGAGCTTGGGCGCGGTGTCGATGGGGGTCGATGAGGATGTGCACGCTGTCATGCCAGCGCGATCCAGAATCTCAGCAGCGTACTTCTGTTGGGAGAGGAACATCCCAGAGGAAGTACGGGTGACcgcgatgccgaggaagtagtggagCTCCCCCATGTCCGTCATGGCGAACTCAGAGTTGAGAGCCGTGATGATGCGCTGAAGAAGGGGCGTCGAGGAGCCCGTGAgaatgatgtcgtcgacgtatagGAGCAGGTAGGCCGTGCCAAGTGTGCTGTGGACCACGAAGAGGGAGGTGTCAGACTTGGAGCAAGTGAAGCCGATGGTCCCGACGAAGGAGGCGAAGCGCTGGTACCACGCGCGCAGAGCCTGCTTCAAACCGTAGAGGGAGCAGTTGAGACGGCAGACATGGTTTGGGCGGGTGGCGTCGATGAAGCCCGTAGGCTGTCGACAGTAGACGGTCTCGGACAACGTTCCATGAAGGAAGGCGTTCTTGACGTCGTGCTGGCGGATGCCCCAGTTGAGGGAGAGCGCGATGGAGAGGATGGCGAGGATCGTAGCCGGTTTGACAACCGGACTGAAGGTCTCATCGAAGTCGATGCCGGGAGCCTGGGAGAAGCCACGAAGAACCCAACGTGCCTTGTACCGATCAAGGGAGCCGTCGAGGTTGAGCTTGTGGCGAAAAACCCATTTGCTGGTGACGATGTTGGCCTTGGAGGGAGGATGCACGAGATCCCACTAGTTGTTGGACATGAGTGCACCGTATTCGGCCTGCATAGCATCGAGCCAGTTGGGGTCCTTGAGAGCTGTCCGAACCGTTTTAGGGATCGGAGACAGGACGCCGGTGGCCATGGTGTTGAGGTTGAGGCGCTCTCGTGGTCTGATGACCTTGCCGGCCTGGCGCCGTGTCACCATCTGAGGAACGACGGGTGGTGGCGAGGGAGAGCGTGGCGGCGTGGCCGATGGAGAGCTCGGTGGAGAGGacgctgatacgtcccaaacgtatctataatttcttatgttccatgccacattattgatgatatctacatgttttatacacattatatgttgtatttatgcattttccggcactaacctattaacgagaggccgaagagccagttgctgttttctgctgttttttgtttcagaaatcctagtaaggaaatattctcggaattggacgaaatcaacgcccaggggcctatttttgcacgaagcttccagaagaccgagggggaaaggaagtgtggccacgaggtggccagacaccagggcggcgcggcccaggccctggccgcgccggcctgtggtgtgggcccctcgtgacgcccctttacctgcccttccgcctacaaatagccttcgtcgcgaaacccccagtaccgagagcaacgatacggaaaaccttccagacacgccgccgccgccaatcccatctcgggggattcaggagatcgcctccggcaccctgccggagaggggaatcatctcccggaggactcttcaccgccatggtcgcctccggagtgatgagtgagtagttcacccctggactatgggtccatagcagtagctagatggtcgtcttctccttatgtgcttcattgtcggatcttgtgagctgcctaacatgatcaagatcatctatctgtaatgctatatgttgtgtttgtcgggatccgatggatagagaatactatgttatgttgattatcaatctattacctatgtgttgtttatgatcttgcatgctctccgttattagtagaggctctggccaagtttttgctcttaactccaagagggagtatttatgctcgatagtgggttcatgcctccattaaatctgagacagtgacagaaagttctaaggttgtggatgtgctgttgccactagggataaaacattgatgctatgtctaaggatgtagttactgattacattacgcaccatacttaatgcaattgtctgttgtttacaacttaatactggaaggggttcggatgataacctgaaggtggactttttaggcatagatgcatgctggatagcggtctatgtactttggcgtaatgcccaattaaatctcacaatactcaccatatcatgtatgtgcatggtcatgccatctctatttgtcaattgcctgactgtaatttgttcacccaacatgctatttatcttatgggagagacacctctaatgaactgtggaccccggtccattcttttacatcgaatacaatctactgcaatacttgttctactgttttctgcaaacaatcatcatccacactatacatctaatcctttgttacagcaagccggtgagattgacaacctcactgtttcgttggggcaaagtaccttggttgtgttgtgcaggttccacgttggcgccggaatccctggtgttgcgccgcactacatcccgccgccatcaaccttcaacgtgcttcttggctcctactggttcgataaaccttggtttcttactgagggaaaactttccgctgtacgcatcacaccttcgtcttggggttcccaacggacgcgtgctgtacgcgtatcaagctctttttctggcgccgttgccggggagatcaagacacgctgcaaggggagtctccacaatccaatctctttactttgtttttgtcttgctttattttatttactactttgtttgctgcattaaaacaaaacacaaaaaaaattagttgctagctttactttatttactatcttgcactctatatcaaaaacacacaaaaattagttacttgcatttgctttacttatttcaacatgtttccttttaattttactgcaaaagatatacctgtgggacaagggtctataattggaagagataatatagaagaatttttcacccatgttagtatgcatgaagatcttaaagatataccccttgcaaaagctgtccctacttatgaagatgcctctgtttgtttggtacgcatgatggaagctagatttattagtctcaaccccatgatac
It includes:
- the LOC139833565 gene encoding uncharacterized protein, whose translation is MHSSGVSLLLAAHNWQNFAPVKVRVFFWIARHGNTRTRAMLHRHGCLPSPRCPFCVEEEDLLHLFYRCPRLMPVFAALGVPVFTSVCNLQDVCAALATPFAAHSPLVRHTLVLLLLWITWKSRNTMVFDAIRLSPRQTISLVLSHGDLWLHRLPRRSSRLPLETWLAALRAL